The DNA window GTTCACTTGTTGATGCAAGGCTTGTTCCAACGCTACGATATCTGTTTGAGCCATTAAATTTTCATTTCCCGGTCTATTCTGTCTAACTTGACCAACCCTAAATCTCCCAACGGTTTCCAACGTCTGCGAATGCACGGTTTGGGCGTTCAAAGTTGCGCCCATCGCAGCCAAGCCAGCACTCAATAAAAGCACTAAATAAGACCGTTTCATGGCTAAAAAATTGCTAGTTTAATTTCAAATTATAGCATATTTTAAGCCAGAATTAAATCATCTAAACGCAACTGTAACTCAGGAAAGAGTTGAGAAGAAATTAGCTCTCCTAATCGATATTGTTGTTGCTGGTAAATGCCATTCACTAATTGATAGACGGTTAAAGTCGGTTGCTTGGGATTGCCGATAAATTGCAAGCCACCCAACCCCCGAAAATCCACAATCCAGTATTCAGGAATATTCAAAAAAGCATATTCTTCAACTTTCCTGGCGTAATCATCTTGCCAATTACTACTCACAACTTCAGCAACCAGTTGAATCGTCTTGCCGTTACAAACTACGGGTTCTGTTTGCCAAAGCGGTTCTTTACTGAGTTCAGCTTTATTTAAAACAATGACATCAGGACGTAGCGCTGTCGCTTGGGTAGATAAAGGTTTTATTAAACAATTCTTAGGGATTATCCAGTTTAGGTTAGAACGGAAAATTTCAACATAAATTCTACCGGCAATACTTCCAGCCACGGCTTCATGAGGTCCTGTGGGTTCCCTATCCCTCAATTCTCCGTCAATAAGTTCGTAGCGCGTATTTTCTCCATATTGAGCGATAAATTGCTCAAAACTTAGGGTTTGAGGGGGAGTGTAAGTCATATGAGATAGAGGTTTGAGGGGGTGATTCTCGCTCAAAGCGATCCGCCTAAGCGGAATTGCGCTAATCCTCCTCGATTTTAAATCCTTCTATTTCTCGGACGACGCGAGCTTTACTGGCGATTAGGTGAGCGTCAATGGCAGCTTTTGCGGCTTCAGGATTGCCAGATGCGATCGCCTCATAAATCTGGCGGTGTTCTAAGCGAATATCCAATACTTCTGGGTTGCGGTGCAAAGTTTGAATTCGCAACAGCGCCATCGCATCAAATACCCGATCCAGCAGCGTCACCAAACAGCGATTTCCCGAACTTTCCGCAATTAGGTGATGAAATTGATAGTCTAAATCTAAAAGCTGGAACTCATTTTTCTCGCTTGCGGATTGATTGGCTAGCTTCTCCGCTTGCACCACATAATTTAATAAGCTTTTTAACTGCTGCTTAGTCGCATTTTGGCAAGCACCCGTCACCGAAAGCGCTTCGAGAGCAAGGCGACAATCATAAAGCTGTACCGCATCGGTACTCGAAATCGTGGTAACGCGCAACCCTCCCCCTAAATCTGCCGTCACTAACCCCTCTTGCTGAAGCTGGCGCAAGGCTTCTCGTAAGGGGGTGCGGCTCACCTGAAAGCGTTGTGCTAACTGGGTTTCCACCAAGCGATCGCCCGGAGCTAAGGCACCCGAAAAGATACTGGCGCGCAAAGCTTGATAGGCTTGAGCGTGTAGCGGCTTACCACGTTGAATCGGTTGGGGAGAAAGTGCCAAGGGTGTCGATCCTTTAAATCAAAGTCAAAAACCAGACCTATATTTGTTCAGTTCGTTGACTTGTGTTGATAGCATCCATTTTACCCAAGTGTTGCGCGGATGCCCCATTTTGCAATGCTTGAAGGCAAATTATTGCACAATTTTCATCTCATTAATAATCGTTTCCTGGCGAGTTTTGCCACAGGGTTCGATGCTTTGGCAGTCGTTCACATTCGCTTCGGTATAGCTTAAACTCACCTTACGATTCAGATATTGGCTGGCATCGGCACAGAGTTCAAAGCTTGCGCCTAGCTGATGTTCGGCGTTATTTTCGTCTAATAAGGTGGCGTAACACAATAAATCGCCTGTCACTAAGCTTTGCACGGTTCCCACTTGCAGCAAGGATGAAGAAGACGGTGCAGCATTCCCTGTCTGGATGGGAAGATTAGCAGGACTATTGGCTCGATTGTAGCTGACAGAACCAATTCCTTCACCTCCCGAACCCGCGTCAAAGAAATAGCTAAAGGCATGTTCGCCGCTAGTTCCGTGCGCTGCCTTGCCAAACTCGTAACTTCCACCTGGCAATTCGCAAACGCCATTTAAGCCTAAGCCGCTAGAGGGTAGGGTAAAGCCTCGACAAGAGCTAGAAATATCGTTATTGGCTTGATCGATAAATTGTAAATCAATAATTTGGCGGGTGGTGGGATCGTAGCTGTACCAACCTTGCAAGCCTGTGTTTTGGGAGGTGGCAAATGGCCCAGAGGTGGCGTTAACGTTGAAGTGGACGTAGGCTAGCTCAAAAGGCTGCCGCCTAGCGGGGGTGTTGGGGTTTTCCGCTTGAGGGGAAGAGGGCGAGTTTCCGGGAGTTTGGCTGGAAACTTGAGCAGCACAGCCAGAGGCGATCGCACTGACTAAGAATAACGCGAATAATCTTTTCATGATGGGTTGCCCTCGGCGAAACGTTGTCAAGCTCTGTTGTTGCACACCCTAACACTGGAAAATTTTGCAAGCTCTAGAAGGCTGTGACACTTAGATTTTCGGCGCTTTTCCCGTTTTCAATGGCTGAGTTCAACTAGCCTGCGGATGCAGGCTATGTGCGATTATTTGCTGCCGTAATAAAAGGCGATTTCTTTTTCTTTGAGCGGCGCAAAGTCAGCAGCCATCAGCATTTCATCGAGTTCAACCTGGGGGATATGCTTGGCTCCAATCCGCACAATCCGCGATCGCATGGTATTGGAAACCCCGCTGCGCTGCCTTCCCGCTTCTAGACCCATAACTTGATGATAGAGTTCCAGTTTGGCGGCTGGAATAGGGGAACCATCAAGATCGATCCCTTTGGCGATCGCTTCATCAACCGCATCTGCTCCAAGTTTCTGCTGCTCAGACATCACTAAACCCGA is part of the Desertifilum tharense IPPAS B-1220 genome and encodes:
- a CDS encoding Uma2 family endonuclease gives rise to the protein MTYTPPQTLSFEQFIAQYGENTRYELIDGELRDREPTGPHEAVAGSIAGRIYVEIFRSNLNWIIPKNCLIKPLSTQATALRPDVIVLNKAELSKEPLWQTEPVVCNGKTIQLVAEVVSSNWQDDYARKVEEYAFLNIPEYWIVDFRGLGGLQFIGNPKQPTLTVYQLVNGIYQQQQYRLGELISSQLFPELQLRLDDLILA
- a CDS encoding GntR family transcriptional regulator, whose product is MALSPQPIQRGKPLHAQAYQALRASIFSGALAPGDRLVETQLAQRFQVSRTPLREALRQLQQEGLVTADLGGGLRVTTISSTDAVQLYDCRLALEALSVTGACQNATKQQLKSLLNYVVQAEKLANQSASEKNEFQLLDLDYQFHHLIAESSGNRCLVTLLDRVFDAMALLRIQTLHRNPEVLDIRLEHRQIYEAIASGNPEAAKAAIDAHLIASKARVVREIEGFKIEED
- a CDS encoding DUF4090 family protein; protein product: MSEQQKLGADAVDEAIAKGIDLDGSPIPAAKLELYHQVMGLEAGRQRSGVSNTMRSRIVRIGAKHIPQVELDEMLMAADFAPLKEKEIAFYYGSK